A single window of Salvia splendens isolate huo1 chromosome 6, SspV2, whole genome shotgun sequence DNA harbors:
- the LOC121808990 gene encoding dirigent protein 21-like translates to MDVKEETWFKAAAMTHPEEKSAVLHFYVQDFRAGSGPGDTVYVVAESSISATSPTNFGEMHVTDDLITTQPEVNSEVIGKAQGTTISADFLVSGEQMYLNFYFTAGEYAGSSLTMLGRNEIMNEEREMPIVGGTGFFRLARGYAL, encoded by the coding sequence ATGGATGTCAAAGAAGAAACATGGTTCAAAGCCGCCGCCATGACCCACCCCGAAGAAAAATCCGCCGTGCTCCACTTCTACGTCCAGGATTTTCGAGCGGGTAGTGGCCCGGGCGACACCGTGTACGTGGTGGCAGAATCCTCAATCTCCGCCACCTCCCCCACCAACTTTGGGGAAATGCACGTTACAGACGacctgataacgacccaaccaGAAGTCAACTCTGAGGTGATTGGAAAAGCCCAAGGCACCACTATCTCCGCCGATTTCCTCGTCTCCGGCGAGCAAATGTACCTCAATTTTTACTTCACGGCAGGGGAGTATGCCGGCAGCTCGCTCACGATGCTCGGTCGGAACGAGATCATGAACGAGGAGCGGGAGATGCCGATCGTTGGGGGAACTGGATTTTTCCGGCTGGCGCGTGGGTACGCGCTGTGA